In one Cervus canadensis isolate Bull #8, Minnesota chromosome 22, ASM1932006v1, whole genome shotgun sequence genomic region, the following are encoded:
- the LOC122424254 gene encoding cathelicidin antimicrobial peptide isoform X2, protein METQRASLSLGRWSLWLLLLGLVLPSASAQALSYRRAVLRAVDQFNEQSSEANLYRLLELDPPPEQDDENPNVPKPVSFRVKETVCPRTSQQPPEQCDFKENGLVKQCVGTVTLDAVKGKINITCEELQSVGRFRRFRKKLGKYIKKAIPFLPLLNLG, encoded by the exons ATGGAGACCCAGAGGGCCAGCCTCTCCCTGGGACGGTGGTCACTGTGGCTACTGCTGCTGGGACTAGTGCTGCCCTCGGCCAGCGCCCAGGCCCTCAGCTACAGGAGAGCTGTGCTTCGCGCTGTGGATCAGTTCAATGAGCAGTCCTCAGAAGCTAATCTCTACCGCCTCCTGGAGCTAGACCCGCCTCCAGAGCAGGAC GATGAGAACCCAAATGTCCCGAAGCCTGTGAGCTTCAGGGTGAAGGAGACCGTGTGTCCCAGGACGAGCCAGCAGCCCCCAGAGCAGTGTGACTTCAAGGAGAATGGG CTGGTGAAGCAGTGTGTGGGGACAGTCACTCTGGACGCAGTGAAAGGCAAAATAAACATCACCTGTGAGGAG TTGCAGAGTGTTGGGAGATTTAGACGATTTCGTAAGAAGCTGGGAAAATACATTAAGAAAGCTATTCCGTTCCTCCCGCTACTCAATCTTGGGTAA
- the LOC122424256 gene encoding cathelicidin-5-like, whose amino-acid sequence METQRASLSLGRWSLWLLLLGLVLPLARAQALSYREAVLRAVDQPIEKSSEANLYRLLEPSPPSLGHTDEDLDSPKRVSFKVKEAVCPRTSQQALEQCDFKENGVVKKYGVTVTMDHWNNVFT is encoded by the exons ATGGAGACCCAGAGGGCCAGCCTCTCCCTGGGACGGTGGTCACTGTGGCTACTGCTGCTGGGACTAGTGCTGCCCTTGGCCAGAGCCCAGGCCCTTAGCTACAGGGAGGCCGTGCTTCGTGCTGTGGATCAGCCCATTGAGAAGTCCTCAGAAGCTAATCTCTACCGTCTCCTGGAGCCATCTCCCCCCAGCCTTGGCCACACT GATGAAGACCTGGATAGCCCGAAGCGTGTGAGCTTCAAGGTGAAGGAGGCGGTGTGCCCCAGGACGAGCCAGCAGGCCCTGGAGCAGTGTGACTTCAAGGAGAATGGA GTGGTGAAAAAATATGGGGTGACAGTCACCATGGACCATTGGAACAATGTATTCACATAA
- the LOC122424250 gene encoding cathelicidin-2-like produces METQGASLALGLWSLWLLLLGLVLPSASAPALSYREAVLRAVDQFNKRSSEANLYRLLELDATPNDEVDPGTRKPVSFTVKETVCPKTAQQPLEQCDFKENGLVKQCVGTVTLDPSNDQFDINCNELQSVRIPPTFDPPFVPPFGPPFGPPFRPPFGPPFGPPFGPPFRPPFGPPFGPPFPFPGPRFPGRR; encoded by the exons ATGGAGACCCAGGGAGCCAGCCTCGCCCTGGGGCTCTGGTCACTGTGGCTACTGCTGCTTGGACTGGTGCTGCCCTCGGCCAGTGCCCCGGCCCTCAGCTACAGGGAGGCTGTGCTTCGTGCTGTGGATCAGTTCAACAAGCGGTCCTCAGAAGCTAATCTCTACCGCCTCCTGGAGCTAGACGCTACACCCAATGAT GAGGTCGACCCAGGCACCAGAAAGCCTGTGAGCTTCACGGTGAAGGAGACCGTGTGCCCCAAGACGGCCCAGCAGCCCCTGGAGCAGTGTGACTTCAAGGAGAATGGG CTGGTGAAACAGTGTGTGGGGACAGTCACCCTGGACCCATCAAATGACCAATTTGACATAAACTGTAATGAG CTTCAGAGCGTCAGAATTCCTCCAACATTTGATCCACCGTTTGTGCCACCGTTTGGGCCACCATTTGGTCCACCGTTTCGGCCACCGTTTGGTCCACCATTTGGTCCACCGTTTGGGCCACCGTTTCGTCCACCATTCGGTCCACCGTTTGGACCCCCATTTCCATTTCCTGGGCCAAGATTTCCCGGTAGACGGTGA